The Geothrix sp. DNA segment GCTATGTCTTCCCCCACAAGCACCTGCTGGGCATCGAGCCCCTCAGTCCCCGGGACATCACCGCCCTGCTCGACCAGGCCCAAGCCTTCGAGGAGGTCTGTGAGCGCCCCGCCATCAAGATCGTCCCCGCCCTGCGCAAGAAGCTGGTGGTGAACCTGTTCTTCGAGAACAGCACCCGCACCCGCAACAGCTTCGAGATCGCCGAGAAGCGCCTCTCCGCCGAGATCATCAACTTCGACGCCGACACCAGCAGCCTGAACAAGGGCGAGACCCTGGTCGACACGGCCATGAACCTGGAGGCCATGCACCCGGACCTCATCGTCATGCGGCACAGCGCCCCCGGGGCCCACGCCCTGCTGTCCCGGCACATGAAGGCCAGCATCGTGAACGCCGGCGATGGCGCCCACGAGCACCCCACCCAGGCCCTGCTGGACGCCTATACCCTGCGCAAGCACTTCGGGAAGCTGGAAGGCCTGCGGGTCGCCATCGTGGGCGACATCCGCAACAGCCGAGTGGTGCGCTCCAACCTCTGGCTGCTGACCCGCATGGGCGCCAAGGTCACCCTGGTGGGGCCCCCGACGCTGGTCCCCCAGGAGATGAAGGCCACCTGGCCTTCCATCGAGATCTGCCATGACTTCGACGCGGTGATCCCGGATCAGGACGCCATCATGATGTTGCGGGCCCAGTTCGAGCGGGGCACCGGCGCCTACATCCCCGGCCAGGGCGAGTACAGCCGGTTCTACCAGCTCAATCCCGCCCGCATGAAGCGCGCGAAGAAGGACGTGGTGGTGCTGCACCCAGGCCCCATCAACCGCGGCCTGGAGATCACCAGCGACGTGGCCGACGGCCCCAACAACCTCATCCTCGATCAGGTCACCAACGGCGTGCCGGTCCGCATGGCCGTGCTCTACCTGTTGTCCCATCCGCATGGGGAACAGGTGCCGTAATGGCTGTCCCGGCGGAGCGGATCCTCCATTCCATCCATGTCCTGCGGGGCGAACGGGTTCTTTTCGATGCCGATCTGGCGGCCCTGTATGAGGTCGAGAGCCGGGCCCTCGTC contains these protein-coding regions:
- a CDS encoding aspartate carbamoyltransferase catalytic subunit; this encodes MTSERYVFPHKHLLGIEPLSPRDITALLDQAQAFEEVCERPAIKIVPALRKKLVVNLFFENSTRTRNSFEIAEKRLSAEIINFDADTSSLNKGETLVDTAMNLEAMHPDLIVMRHSAPGAHALLSRHMKASIVNAGDGAHEHPTQALLDAYTLRKHFGKLEGLRVAIVGDIRNSRVVRSNLWLLTRMGAKVTLVGPPTLVPQEMKATWPSIEICHDFDAVIPDQDAIMMLRAQFERGTGAYIPGQGEYSRFYQLNPARMKRAKKDVVVLHPGPINRGLEITSDVADGPNNLILDQVTNGVPVRMAVLYLLSHPHGEQVP